The Salvelinus namaycush isolate Seneca chromosome 31, SaNama_1.0, whole genome shotgun sequence genomic interval gttgtcgacatttggaaagtttaccgacaAATGTGTTGTTATCCGGCCTATCGTGAAATGTTTTATCAGACATACTTTACACTCATAAAATTGTTGGATGGTAACTTGGTTATAGTAACGTGCTGGCGCGACATGCCCTCATGAGCCTTTCCCATCTAAACACGCCCTCTCCTAACGTCACATGGATTGGGTCTTGAGTGTAGTTGCGTTACGCCAGCACAACACGGCAGCTGCAGCAATGCTAGAATTGTGTCAAAATAAGAGTCCTCTACTACGAGAGACTGTCCGACCCTCCCTCACTCTAATGGGCCCACACTTTTTAAATTTGGTGAAGATGATTACGATGTAGATTAGCATGATGTGGGAAAATGCAAATAAAGACTAGGATGAGTGATGAAGTTGAAGAAGAATGAAGAGGGTGGATGAAGAAAAATGTTTTACATGTACTTTTCTGTGTGGAGCACTTTTATTTGGAAGGCTCTTGCCTTTTTGCTGCTAGGTTCACATAGGTTACAGAGTAGCCTGTATTCTGTACATAATGAAATTACAAGATTGGACAAGCAAAGGTGAGAATAGAAAAAATGGAGCAAAGTTAAGCAGACTATTTTCAATGAAGACAAATTCAAACGCACCATATTGTGGCATGAGATAATTTTTTTATATTCCCGTGCAATAATGGAATttagttttttatacatttgtggCGATATGGAGTAAAAGTCCGCCATATTCACTCACCACGCCCGGAGTTCAACATTTGGATGTGAAGATGTGCTGGTATTTAATTATTCATTCTTCCACAGATTGACTGCTACCCAATTTGGCTGCTACTGCATTTCTTTGGAGGACCGCAGTTTATATAAAAAGAAAACAACGTAGTCTATTTCTGccaaaggtttaaaaaaaacatctgggAATTGCATTTGCGTTATTATTGCGCTTGGCTTTTAATGCCTCGTCTGTACGGCACTGTACTGAAAATTCAGCCTGAGCTGAGGGAAGTATTTTTAGAAATATAAATATCTTTAAAAATTATAATTGTTTTCTTTCACTTTGGGAATATAGGTTTACCTCTTCGACCCAAAAGTAGCCAAAGTGTTTTCAAGGGAGTCATGACTTTGAACTCCGTAGGGGCCTGTTGCCTCAGCGAAGAAGGAAAGGAGGCTCGGCGGATCAACGACGAGATCGAAAGGCAGCTTCGCCGGGACAAGAAAGACTCGAACCGCGAATTCAAGCTGTTGCTTCTCGGTAAACTAAGTTCTGAATCCCACTCAAAGCACTGATATGACATTGAATCATTATTTTAAACATTGTTTCATTGTATGATTATCATTGTTACACGGTTAACTCTGTTATTTCAATGTACACGCCTATAATAAACATGGCAATTTGAACTTATATTCAAATTAGATATTGCCAAGAAAACAATGTTTATTGTTGTGCATTGTTTTTTGTACTCGTTGATGTTTATATAACTTGAATATGTTCACACAACCAGCTCACAACTGTCAGCTTGCTGGAAGTAAAATAAATGATAACTCAATGAAAGATGGTTGACAGCAAACGGGCCAATGTAGTTTGTTAGGCAACTAAGGAAGTGTTACAATTGCTACAATAAACACTAGGTTGTTTAAAATTGCAGAGGGGGACACATTTCTTAGAAATCATCGAATCTTGTCATGGATCACCACCCATTTAAATGAGTAGATCAGAAATCTATTCCagtgacatactgtacatacaatgCACACACAGTAGCCAAACCCTCGGACACTTTTGTATCAACATTTAATGGCCAACACAGTCCCTCTCTTCTGTAGCATGTGACGAATTGCAATTGCTTTAATCTAAATTTCACTTATTCATGAAATTGACAATATAAAGATGACACTATTATAAGCTTAAAATGTGCCTCACTTTCATCAGCAACCTCCGGCTACTGTGTGGGTTAGTGAGAAGAGAGCCACTGCACACATTAATGGTGTTTAAAAGTAGGGATTTAAAAGTGAAACAGTTAATCTCCGAGCTTTTTTTCTCCCCAGGGACTGGTGAGAGTGGGAAGAGTACCTTCATCAAGCAGATGAGGATCATCCATGGGACGGGCTACTCCGAGGACGACAAGCGAGGCTTCACCAAGCTGGTGTACCAGAACATCTTCACCGCCATGCAGACCATGGTCCATGCTATGGAGACCCTGCAGATCCCCTACAAGTGTGAAGGCAACCAGGTAACCCTTTTGTTGTTTAATCTATACCGACTTTGCCTGTTTATTGTCAATATTTGGTGTTGGTCGCCCACAAGTCTGTTGGTGAGGAGTTTTTGCACCATAATACATTTTATGGACCTGTGTTTTTCCACACCTTGTAATCTCACCTGGAAAAACTATGAGCATTAGTCATAGCCTCTAGTCTAGAGCAGGGATATTCAACCTCGGGTCTGCAGACCACTAGGTGTCTGCGGAGGTACTGCATGAGGTcccaaaaataaaaacataaaaaagTATATTCCCCCCAAAGTTTTTATGAATATCGCTAGCAATCAcataataaacacattttgaaTTACATACCTACAGTATAAAATAGTCTCCTATTTTATTTCTAATGGTGTTAACTTTAGTTCTCAATTCCTAATATTGAGCGAATTACATTCATTGGAGCCATTTACACTCACTGGAGTACCTGACATAGGCTGTTAAAAAGTACCCGTGAGCACCAGTCGCTGCAAAATAATGAATAACTATCTACCAAGTCTATTCGTTTAGAAATGTTGATTAATTctccttgccattatcattcaccttATGATAAGACATGAAACATATTTCTAACGTATGATGGGGGTCCCTGGGCCACCGGTTTGGCTGGGTGGGATTGCCTgggcaagaaaaggttgaagacccctCGTCTGGGGGCTTTCTTGGCAGGTCACATTGTCAGAAAAAACTCCCGACCCTAGCTGTAATGGCTAGGTCCATGTTTGTACAGACCTTTCATTCGTTTCTCGAGGCTCAGTGAGGCTTGTAGTAAGGGGTTAGGTGATGTCATTATGATATATGTAAATTTGTTTACTTTCTGCCTAGCTGATGATGTCATTAGTTACTGAGCAGGATGACAGACAAGGTCTTGTAAAAGGTACACGTCGTTGACTGTTGGCCCACACATAAAGTAGGGAATCTCCATGAGAGAGACAAATATACTTTGCTGACCTTTCTATCCCGCAAAACCTCCATATAATAATCATACAAATTCACTGCTATGTGCTGCCTGCCTCACACTAACACCCATTTAAATTCTAGATAGGTTTGGGGCCAAGCTAACACAATCCCTTGCCTGCCATTTACAAGAATGTGATCACTCAGATAAATGCCTCTCTACGTTTCTCAAGTAATgatctctttccccttctctttGTCGTTCTCTCACCTTTTTCAGGGCCATGCAAATATTGTCATTGAAGTGGACGTGGAGAAGATCACGTTTACAAATCCGTACATTGACGCCATTAAGAGTCTATGGAATGACCCAGGGATCCAGGAATGCTATGATCGGAAGAGGGAATACCAGCTCTCAGACTCTGCCAAATAGTGAGTAAAGCAGTCACCATTACCAGCCTTTAGTCTAGATTGCCAAATAGTGACTAGATACAGAGACCAGTAAATAACTACTCCCTAACTCTTGCCAAATAGTTTCCACTGTGTCCAATACCAGTTATGTTAAGAAACATCTCATTTTCATACATAACAGGCTGTGCAGATTTAGGTAAGCAATGAAGAGGTCCAATGACCAGATTGCTTCCTATTGTTGCTCGGGTGAAAGATTACGTATTTTATGACCTCTGTGTTTTTCTGAGAAGTGATATAATGAGTAACAGAACTGTAAACAGAATAATAATGATACTAACCCCATCCCTCTCATGACCTTTCAGCTACCTGAATTCACTGGACCGTATAGCTGAGTCATCTTATGTGCCGACCCAGCAGGATGTGCTCAGGGTCCGGGTCCCCACCACAGGCATCATCGAGTACCCCTTTGACCTCCAGAGTGTGGTCTTCAGGTAAGCATCCACATAGCCTACTACTGTCTCCCTGTCTGGTGAACACAAGTAATCAAGATTATCCTAGAAGATTAAACTGTTATCAGAGGCATCATTTTGATTTACTCAAATACAAATTGACATTGTTCCATGCTTTACAGTTCAATACATAGTAATGACATTTTAATAACTCATCATAACCCATTATAAAAAGAGTTTACTCTTTATTCTCTATACCTGCTTGTTGAGCGTTTCCCCTAAACATCATCGTGCTGTGCTGATGTTCTCAGGATGGTGGATGTGGGTGGCCAGAGGTCCGAGAGACGGAAATGGATACACTGCTTTGAGAATGTCACCTCCATCATGTTCCTGGTGGCTCTCAGTGAATATGACCAGGTCCTGGTGGAGTCTGACAATGAGGTGAGTTTGGCCATTGCGGTTTTCAACAGTCCAAAGCATTGATGTTCTTAGAGGACATTGTATCAGTCCACGGCAGACATGTTGGAGCCTCCATGGATAATGCTGACCAATGACATTCCGCAAAATATTGACCATTTTAAACTGTGCTAACCAACTGTACTGCTTGAACTCATGAATGGGTAGATGGACTGCTAAGAGGCAGAACCATGACATCTTACTAGAAAGTTGGCCAAACTCTCTGCCTCTTGCTATCTCTCTATGACTGGCTCTGTTCTAGTGGAGGAGAGGATCAACCGAGAAAGACAATCAACCAGTCAGTCCGAACACAGAGGCACATTGTTCCAGCGCTAATGTTTAATAAGCGCAAACCTGTTATGTGAAGATGAcccagatcccccccccccccagctgatCTCCATTCATACTCATTCATAGGGTTGGATTTGGACCTTGCCTGCTCCCAGATCTCTACTTCAGCCAACCCCTCCGACTGTTGTTGCACGACAACTCCAATAGTTGTAGGAGTTGGCTAAATGcacatacagatctgggaccagcctaCGTGTTCtctgagattttttttttgatGAGAATACCCTTCGCACTGTTTgaaagtatttttttgttgtaacACAACTGCTACTTAAACTGGACTTTGACCAACTCAGGGTTTGTGCTCAGTGTTCACCTGTAGGGGGAGCCCTTCAGTCACTAATAATTATTGGAACACACTCAAAGCCTGGTTGTTGCACAGTATTTGCATCATGCACAATCACTGCAAAGTAATTGTCCACACTGACTGTGTAGATCAGTGGGTCCAACACACCCTTGATGGAATAAGAAAAAAAATGAGTTCAAATACCAGTAGTCTCtttaacattgtgtgtgtgtgtgttcattttcTTTACACAGAATCGAATGGAGGAAAGCAAAGCATTGTTCAGGACAATAATAACCTACCCATGGTTTAAAGATTCCTCAATCATACTATTCTTAAATAAGATTGACTTATTGCAGGAGAAAATCTTGTTCTCACATCTGGTGGATTACTTCCCTGAATATGATGGTAAGAAGTCCTTCTTTTCATGGACCTAATGACAAAATGACAAGCGCTTCATTTGCATGGACCAGCTAAATGTGATCATAAGCTACCAATGCAAAATGGATTAGCATTCAGTGATTGTATTACTGATATAGTGTATAGATAAAAACACCCGCAATAAACCCTATTAATAGCATACTCACCATAAATAAAGTATTGTATATACGATGTAGCTGTCTAACACCATTTACATGACCTTGCCCCTTATGGCCTATAATCGATCCTTGAAGGTGCAATTTGCAACCTCTTTGTCCCCTGTGGCCACAGAAGGACATTCACAAACAATCATGGTTAAACCTCAAACAGCACACACACTGTTCCAGTTAAGGCAATCGGTCGGCAGTACACTTTCAAAGACCATCCTCTTCAGTCCTGTTGAGCCAATACCTTGTTCCATTAACCGGAAATGAAACAATATTTAATATGTATCGCTTTAGACCGATATAACAGTAAATAAAAAAAGCATCTGTCATAATTTCATGAATCATAACTAATCGTATCTCCTCCTCTCAGGACCCCAGCAGGACCCACAGGCAGGAAGAGAATTCATCTTGAAGATGTTTCTGGACCTGAATCCAGATAGCGATAAAATCATCTATTCCCACTTCACCTGTGCCACCGACACGGAGAACATTCGATTTGTCTTCGCCGCTGTCAAGGACTTCATCCTGCAGCTGAATCTAAAGGAGTACAACCTGGTTTAAAGACTCCAGCCGACAGCAGTTACAGACTTTTAATGCAATCTGCTCCAACAGCTGCAGCCAGAGACCAGGGCCCGGAGCCATAGTACAAACTTCTTCAGTATGACTGGTTGTCTTCCACTACGGTGAAACCCTACTACCCACAATGGGAGTTGAAGACTGCATCTACAGAGCATTTCCATAAATGGCTGGATTATTACCAATGGATTTCAACTGCTCACTACTGCATTTTGTTTTAAATGGGCATCTTTGATTTTGTTCACGAGGTGTGTCATGATGATGAATAATACTGTGCCTTTTTGAGGAAAGATGATTCTGGTGTACATTGAGAGTTATTAGGAACTCTTTGTAAATCATTCAAAACACATTATAACAGTGTAAACACACTTCAGATGAGAGTTAAAGTGCTTTGATGTGCCACCTGTCTCTCTGAGGACTGTTGACCCATGGCTCTCTTGTCAGAGAATGTCTGGTTGACATTTAGATAACTGCTATGCAGCTCTACACCTTCTATCCTCCAGCGGGTCACAGTCGCAGTCTATACATTGTTTACGTATTTAAATGAGTAGTCATTCTCTGGGTCAGAGGATAGAATAAACAATCATAATCATCACCTAGGACGCGTAACCTAGCATACAGGTATTATTTGCACAAttgacacattttgttgtttttctattggtGTATACATTGTAAGTGGGGCTTATGTGTTGCCAAAATAGTATTACCTCTATTGACTGAATAACCTGTACTGAAGTGTGAAATCGGAAGCTGTACCACCACATTTTTAGCTGAAATGTGTTTGACTATCAACACTTTGCAGTTGTAATACTGTACACGTCAACTACCAGTGTTTATAACATAACTATATTTGCCCCCAGAGCATCATGATACTGTTCCTCATCTAATAAGGGAATGTTATCCACTTAGACAAGGTCTATCGTTGATCCGTAACATTGCCTTTTGTCGGTCCTTTGTACTCTCCGTGGAGATGTACTGTATTGCTTTGGCACCGTTTCAGTTCAGGGACGACTTTGATTAGCATTATTGAGTCACTCTGGTTTCAAGATCATTTGTGAAAAGGGCTGAAAATGATTCcccatattgtgtgtgtgtctctctctctctatatatatatatatatatatatatattgcactTTGTAAATACAAACTGGTACAGTGACTTCCTGTGTGTTCTCTTGTTTCAAGGCCCTGTAAAATGAAAAGTGTTGTAATTCTTACCTGCTGAATGAGAACGTTGGGTCCAATGACCTGCTTTGAACACAGGCGTTCATTTCTTGAATCATATTTATATATGTAATATGAGAGTACAAATAAATCCTAATCAGAAGGTTCTCTGCACTATTTAATTTGTGTCAATCAATCTGTCGTTACGTGCCATTTTTAAAGTCTGTTGAAAATAAAGCATATATATTTTGCTTTTTTGTCAAATTATTTTTGGAGCAATGTACATGTTTTGAAGTTGTGATGGAATAAATCATTCCAATTTACGCAACATCTTTCTCTGTGCTTTTTTTGTGTGATGATTGCCACAGAATCTATGGCATAGAGGGAATGCCATAGATGGTGTTGGAGGATTACACTGCCACTCATTGTTTGTCATGGGTTTTAATGTCTGTCTGCCTTCTCTCCCAGCTCATCTGTGAGAGTTAATGCTCTCTAATCCGTTCAGTGATATCCATCTGGTCAAAGACAGCATGGCTGCAGGGAGAAATGTACTGCTACTGATTTAGAGAGCATATTTGCTGTTGTGGATACAATGTGGTTCACATTGACAGGGACATGAGTGTAGGCCtataggatgtgtgtgtgtcagcttcaTATTATTTGCACCAAGGAGACCAGGGTGGCTGCTATCATAGTAACACTTTCCTATAGACGTCATACTCCATAAGGGCTAGGCTACTCCTTTTATGATGTCCTTGTTTCATTGTTCAActggcaggcacacacacgcctATAAACCCAATGTGTTCCAAATAGCAACAGATCAACCCAGCCTGTGTGGCACTGGTGAGAAACATTCCCTACTTGGCACAGAATACTTGTGACAGAGTGGCCAAATTATAAAGAAATACAACATAACTTTTGTGGGCGGGTTTAGTTTACACACTACTCCAGGTTTCGTTTACTAACCCAGACAGTATAAGCCTAATAGAGAATGTAGTTTCGGTAATTTGCCTCACTGGCTTTACCTGCACCGTAGGAATGTGACCCGGTCAGACCGCTCAGCTCTTCATACAAGTAGAATGACTTCTGAATTTTGACAGGCCACCTGTTACGAGAGAGAGGACGTTCTCGCTCAGGGAGGTCGGTTGGAATATAAATCATTTATCCATCTACCTCACCTGAAATACGGACAGCTACAACACAGCACCAAGATGGACGAATGCTGTATGTCAGCTGAAGACTCGGAGAGACTAAGGATACACAAGGAGATTGAGAGACAGCTTCGCATGGAAAAGAAAGAATCTCACCGTGAGAAAAAGTTGTTGCTTTTAGGTGAGTCATGGCGTATGCTATCATGGATAATTGGTCATTCAGCGGGACCTACAACTTTTTGCGCTTGGTGTGCCTATTCAACTAGGCTAATTCATGTTGACCGAGTTATGACATCAAATAATTGTTATAGGAATAGCATAGATTGCGTTTCCAACAATTATTTGGATCTTGCTAATGAAAATGTGTCTTTCCTCAAGTGGTATAGCCTACCACCCTCCTCTGTGCGATGCGCGTTAGTGTAAATCTGGCTAtagaccaggtattcccaaactggggtacgcaatgccgtcgggggtacgccaaataaaaatgtgattcacttttttttttatccccccaaaagtattatttttcttttttctttttttccttcacattttcaaacagtccatttatattttccaacggggctatacattcgggtgaggtttttttctcgcctgagtagcctcgcttcactgccaaaaataaaattaaacaatctagtgttcagcaaaataacaacacaaataCAGGTTGCcaagtcaaataattaacatccaatcacatcaactgttactctctcgcgggaattccactaacggtccgtatgtagccaaacgtttCTGCTGCTCTTTCCGATTGTTGATCATTTTTTTTGAAAACACTCCGAGTGttgaaaattgataaatggttaaaaaaagtgaggcctgcgtccatagagacacataccagctctactggtagtactgctactaccagcagtactacacctgcccCTTTCGActacacaagttgttctgcttccacgagcacatccaatgctagcatcagtaattctacatttgttgttagcccagctagcatgaaCACTGACAGTTatgaatctgatgcagccaaagaggtactgcccccttacccgggaaagcaccgaacaacagacatggacgttggaccatcgaagaggcgc includes:
- the LOC120025440 gene encoding guanine nucleotide-binding protein G(q) subunit alpha-like isoform X1, whose protein sequence is MKLQDWTSKGLPLRPKSSQSVFKGVMTLNSVGACCLSEEGKEARRINDEIERQLRRDKKDSNREFKLLLLGTGESGKSTFIKQMRIIHGTGYSEDDKRGFTKLVYQNIFTAMQTMVHAMETLQIPYKCEGNQGHANIVIEVDVEKITFTNPYIDAIKSLWNDPGIQECYDRKREYQLSDSAKYYLNSLDRIAESSYVPTQQDVLRVRVPTTGIIEYPFDLQSVVFRMVDVGGQRSERRKWIHCFENVTSIMFLVALSEYDQVLVESDNENRMEESKALFRTIITYPWFKDSSIILFLNKIDLLQEKILFSHLVDYFPEYDGPQQDPQAGREFILKMFLDLNPDSDKIIYSHFTCATDTENIRFVFAAVKDFILQLNLKEYNLV
- the LOC120025440 gene encoding guanine nucleotide-binding protein G(q) subunit alpha-like isoform X2, with the translated sequence MTLNSVGACCLSEEGKEARRINDEIERQLRRDKKDSNREFKLLLLGTGESGKSTFIKQMRIIHGTGYSEDDKRGFTKLVYQNIFTAMQTMVHAMETLQIPYKCEGNQGHANIVIEVDVEKITFTNPYIDAIKSLWNDPGIQECYDRKREYQLSDSAKYYLNSLDRIAESSYVPTQQDVLRVRVPTTGIIEYPFDLQSVVFRMVDVGGQRSERRKWIHCFENVTSIMFLVALSEYDQVLVESDNENRMEESKALFRTIITYPWFKDSSIILFLNKIDLLQEKILFSHLVDYFPEYDGPQQDPQAGREFILKMFLDLNPDSDKIIYSHFTCATDTENIRFVFAAVKDFILQLNLKEYNLV